The Nomascus leucogenys isolate Asia chromosome 23, Asia_NLE_v1, whole genome shotgun sequence genome includes a window with the following:
- the EPPK1 gene encoding epiplakin, with translation METAVTEAVELEPGEHPQGPWMPFAAGWMQLILCLLGARVPRVEQRLQEAGSPSELCAQRGCLVQRAEASLGVLEQLFLAAHSFEVAHDTLLAALWQGGWSLRARRGRAHVCDEAAAQIKDLKVLETGQRLVELLMGDEAQLVEQPLQRLRDCVRLTKDGAACAQRELLCAPKMESAEPSSPAGLEAQLTLAEAASEHQGLKNQEQGEARCQCQVEVGRAVGSGWLALDDFLVKNDSGRGTNSMEQASVPKAMAATLGASTPPRPQARSIAGVYVEASGKAQSVYTAMEEGLLPAGLGLALLEAQAATGGLVDPAQGQLLPVSKALQQGLVGLELKEKLLAAERATTGYPDPYGGEKLALFQAIGKEVVDRALGQSWLEVQLATGGLVDPAQGVLVAPEPACHQGLLDRETWHKLSELQPGTGVLRFLDPNTLERLTYHQLLERCVRAPGSGLALLPLKITFRSMGGAVSAAELLEVGILDEEAVQGLREGRLAAVDVSARAEVRRYLEGTGSVAGVVLLPEGHKKSFFQAATEHLLPMGTALSLLEAQAATHTLVDPITGQRLWVDEAVRAGLVSPELHEQLLVAEQAVTGHHDPFSGSQIPLFQAMKKGLVDRPLALRLLDAQLATGGLVCPARRLRLPLEAALRCGCLDEDTQQQLSQAGGFSDGKHGGLRYEQLLALCVTDPETGLAFLLLSGGPRGGEPQGPPFINYSTRQALSAATATVSVGKFRGRPVSLWELLFSEAISSEQRAMLAQQYQEGTLSMEKLAAEVSATLEQAAATARVTFSGLRNTVTPGELLKAEIIDQDLYERLEHGQATAQDVGSLASVQRYLQGTGCIAGLLLPGSQERLSIYDARCKGLLRPGTALILLEAQAATGFIIDPKANKGHSVEEALRAAVIGPDVFAKLLSAERAVTGYTDPYTGQQISLFQAMQKGLIVREHGIRLLEAQIATGGIIDPVHSHRVPVDVAYRRGYFDQMLNLILLDPSDDTKGFFDPNTHENLTYLQLLERCVRDPETGLYLLPLSSTQSPLVDSATRRAFQNLLLSVKYGRFQGRRVSAWELINSEYFSEGRRRQLLRRYQRREVTLGQVAKLLEAETERQADIMLPALRSRVTVHQLLEAGIIDQQLLDQVLAGTVSPEALLLMDGVRRYLCGLGAVGGVRLLPSGQRLSLYQAMRQKLLGPRVTLALLEAQAATGTIMDPHSLESLSVDEAVRRGVVGPELYGRLKRAEGAITGFRDPFSGKQVSLFQAMKKGLIPWEQATRLLEAQVATGGVIDPTSHHHLPMPVAIQRGCVDQEMETALSSSSETFPTPDGQGRTSYAQLLEQCPRDEASGLHLLPLPESAPALPTEEQVQKSLQAVPGAEDGTSLWDLLSSCHFTEEQRRGLLEDVQEGRTTVPQLLASVQRWVQETKLLAQAHVMVPGPRGEVPAVWLLDAGIITQETLEALAQGMQSPAQVAEQPAVKACLWGTGCVAGVLLQPSGAKASIAQAMRDGLLPTGLGQRLLEAQVASGFLVDPLNNQRLSVEDAVKVGLVGRELSEQLGQAKRAVAGYPDPYSGGSLSLWQAMEKGLVPQNEGLPLLQVQLATGGVVDPVHGVHLPQTAACRWGLLDAQTSQVLTAVDKDNKFFFDPRARDQVTYQQLRERCVCDAETGLLLLPLPSDTALEVDDHTAVALRAMKVPVSTGRFKGCSVSLWDLLLSEYVGADKRRELVALCRSGRAAALRQVVNAVAALVEAAESQPLQATFRGLRKQVSARDLFRAQLISRKTLDELSQGTTTVKEVAEMDSVRRSLEGGNFIAGVLIQGTQERMSIPEALRRHILRPGTALVLLEAQAATGFVIDPVENRKLTVEEAFKAGMFSKETYVKLLSAERAVTGYTDPYTGQQISLFQAMQKGLIVREHGIRLLEAQIATGGIIDPVHSHRVPVDVAYRCGYFDEEMNRVLADPSDDTKGFFDPNTHENLTYLQLLERCVEDPETGLYLLQIVKKGETYVYINEATRHVLQSRTAKMRVGRFADRVVSFWDLLSSPYFTEDRKRELIQEYGVQSGGLEKLLEIITTTIEETETQNQGIKVAAIRGEVTAAELFNSGVIDQKTLHTLRAGRTGGQALSTLECVKPYLEGSGCIAGVTVPSTMEVMSLHEASRKELIPAAFATWLLEAQAATGFLLDPCTRQRLSVDEAADVGLVSEELRERLLKAERAATGYRDPATGDTIPLFQAMQKQLLEKAEALRLLEVQVATGGVIDPWHHHRLPLETAYRRGCLHKDIYALISDQKHMRKRFVDPNTQEKVSYRELQERCHPQEDTGWLLFPVNKDARDSEYIDDETRRALEAEQVEITVGRFRGQKPTLWALLNSEYVTEEKKLQLVRMYRTDTRRALQKVAQLILEMIEKQENSNKHLWFQGIRRQITASELLSSAIITEQMLQDLETGRSTMQELREDDRVKRYLEGTSCIAGVLVPAKDEPGRQEKMSIYQAMWKGVLRPGTALVLLEAQAATGFVIDPVRNLRLSVEEAVAAGVVGGEIQEKLLSAERAVTGYTDPYTGQQISLFQAMQKDLIVREHGIRLLEAQIATGGVIDPVHSHRVPVDVAYRRGYFDEEMNRVLADPSDDTKGFFDPNTHENLTYVQLLRRCVRDPDTGLYMLQLAGQGSAVHQLNEELRCALRDARVTPGSGALQGQSVSVWELLFYREVSEDRRQDLLSRYRAGTLTVEELGATLTSLLAQAQAQAGSPRPDPREALRAATMEVKVGRLRGLAVPVWDVLASGYVSGAAREELLAEFGSGTLALPALTRRLTAIIQEAEEAPGARPQLQDASRTPREPGPAGRGDGDSGRSPGEGEGEGEAEEAAAAARRQEQTLRGATMEVQRGQFQGRPVSMWDVLFSSYLSEARRDELLAQHAAGALGLPDLVAVLSRVIEETEERLSKVSFRGLRRQVSASELHTSGILGPETLRDLAQGTKTLQEVTEMDSVKRYLEGTSCIAGVLVPAKDEPGRQEKMSIYQAMWKGVLRPGTALVLLEAQAATGFVIDPVRNLRLSVEEAVAAGVVGGEIQEKLLSAERAVTGYTDPYTGQQISLFQAMQKDLIVREHGIRLLEAQIATGGVIDPVHSHRVPVDVAYRRGYFDEEMNRVLADPSDDTKGFFDPNTHENLTYVQLLRRCVRDPDTGLYMLQLAGRGSAVHQLNEELRCALRDARVTPGSGALQGQSVSVWELLFYREVSEDRRQDLLSRYRAGTLTVEELGATLTSLLAQAQAQAGSPRPDPREALRAATMEVKVGRLRGLAVPVWDVLASGYVSGAAREELLAEFGSGTLALPALTRRLTAIIQEAEEAPGARPQLQDASRTPREPGPAGRGDGDSGRSPGEGEGEGEAEEAAAAARRQEQTLRGATMEVQRGQFQGRPVSMWDVLFSSYLSEARRDELLAQHAAGALGLPDLVAVLSRVIEETEERLSKVSFRGLRRQVSASELHTSGILGPETLRDLAQGTKTLQEVTEMDSVKRYLEGTSCIAGVLVPAKDEPGRQEKMSIYQAMWKGVLRPGTALVLLEAQAATGFVIDPVRNLRLSVEEAVAAGVVGGEIQEKLLSAERAVTGYTDPYTGQQISLFQAMQKDLIVREHGIRLLEAQIATGGVIDPVHSHRVPVDVAYRRGYFDEEMNRVLADPSDDTKGFFDPNTHENLTYLQLMQRATLDPETGLLFLSLSLQ, from the exons ATGGAGACGGCGGTGACAGAGGCTGTGGAGCTGGAGCCTGGCGA GCATCCCCAGGGTCCCTGGATGCCCTTCGCAGCTGGCTGGATG CAGCTGATCCTGTGCCTGCTGGGGGCGAGGGTGCCACGGGTGGAGCAGAGGCTGCAGGAAGCCGGGAGCCCCTCAGAGCTGTGCGCACAGCGGGGCTGCCTGGTGCAGCGGGCAGAGGCCAG TTTGGGGGTCCTGGAGCAGCTTTTCCTGGCAGCCCACAGCTTCGAAGTTGCCCACGACACTCTCCTGGCTGCGCTGTGGCAGGGCGGCTGGAGCCTGAGGGCCAGGAGGGGCCGTGCA CATGTGTGTGACGAGGCTGCCGCACAGATCAAGGACTTGAAGGTCTTGGAGACAGGCCAGAGGCTGGTGGAGCTGCTCATGG GGGATGAAGCTCAGCTGGTGGAGCAGCCACTGCAGCGGCTCCGGGACTGCGTGAGGCTGACCAAGGATGGTGCTGCCTGTGCCCAGCGGGAGCTGCTTTGTGCCCCAAAGATGGAGTCTGCTGAGCCCTCCTCCCcagcaggcctggaggcccagctcACACTGGCGGAAGCAGCCTCTGAACATCAAGGACTCAAGAACCAGGAGCAG GGGGAAGCTAGGTGCCAGTGCCAGGTGGAGGTGGGTAGAGCCGTGGGCA GTGGCTGGCTGGCTCTGGATGATTTTCTGGTCAAGAATGACTCGGGCAGAG GCACCAACAGCATGGAGCAGGCCAGTGTCCCCAAAGCCATGGCAGCCACGCTGGGAGCCAGCACgccccccaggccccaggccaggAGCATTGCTGGGGTGTATGTGGAGGCCTCGGGCAAGGCCCAGAGTGTCTACACTGCCATGGAGGAGGGCCTCCTGCCTGCTGGGCTCGGGCTGGCTCTGCTAGAGGCCCAGGCAGCCACTGGGGGCCTGGTGGACCCTGCCCAGGGCCAGCTGCTCCCTGTGTCCAAGGCCCtgcagcagggcctggtggggctGGAGCTGAAGGAGAAGCTGCTGGCCGCTGAGCGTGCCACTACGGGCTACCCTGACCCCTACGGGGGTGAGAAGCTGGCCCTCTTTCAGGCCATCGGGAAGGAGGTTGTGGACAGGGCCCTGGGGCAGAGCTGGCTGGAGGTCCAGCTGGCCACTGGGGGCCTGGTGGACCCCGCCCAGGGAGTGCTCGTAGCCCCTGAGCCAGCCTGCCACCAGGGCCTCCTAGACCGGGAGACATGGCACAAGCTGTCAGAGCTGCAGCCTGGCACAGGTGTCCTGCGCTTCCTCGACCCCAACACGCTGGAGCGGCTGACGTACCACCAGCTGCTGGAAAGGTGTGTGCGGGCCCCCGGCTCGGGGCTCGCCCTGCTGCCCCTCAAGATCACCTTCCGCTCCATGGGTGGGGCGGTGAGTGCAGCCGAGCTGCTGGAGGTGGGCATCCTGGACGAGGAGGCCGTGCAGGGTCTGCGGGAGGGCAGGCTGGCCGCAGTAGACGTGAGTGCACGTGCCGAGGTGCGGCGCTACCTGGAGGGTACCGGCAGCGTGGCCGGGGTTGTCCTGCTGCCCGAAGGCCACAAGAAGAGCTTTTTCCAGGCTGCCACCGAGCACCTGCTCCCAATGGGCACTGCACTGTCACTCCTGGAGGCCCAGGCTGCCACCCACACCCTAGTGGACCCCATCACAGGCCAGCGGCTGTGGGTAGACGAGGCAGTCAGGGCGGGCCTGGTCAGCCCAGAGCTCCACGAGCAGCTCCTGGTGGCCGAGCAGGCCGTGACGGGGCACCACGACCCCTTCAGTGGCTCCCAAATCCCCCTCTTCCAGGCCATGAAGAAGGGGCTAGTGGACAGGCCACTGGCACTGCGGCTCCTGGATGCCCAGCTGGCCACAGGCGGGCTAGTCTGTCCGGCACGCAGGCTCCGGCTGCCCCTGGAGGCCGCCCTGCGCTGCGGCTGCCTGGATGAAGACACTCAGCAGCAGCTCTCGCAGGCTGGCGGCTTCTCAGACGGCAAGCACGGCGGCCTGCGCTATGAACAGCTGCTGGCCCTCTGTGTCACCGACCCAGAGACCGGGCTCGCCTTCCTGCTACTCTCAGGGGGACCCCGAGGAGGGGAGCCCCAGGGACCCCCATTCATCAACTACAGCACTCGGCAGGCCCTGAGTGCAGCCACAGCCACCGTCTCCGTGGGGAAGTTCCGGGGCCGGCCCGTGTCCCTCTGGGAGCTGCTCTTCTCTGAGGCCATCTCCTCAGAGCAGAGGGCAATGCTAGCCCAGCAGTACCAGGAAGGGACCCTCTCCATGGAGAAGCTGGCCGCTGAGGTGAGCGCCACCCTTGAGCAGGCTGCAGCCACCGCCAGGGTCACCTTTTCTGGGCTGAGGAACACTGTGACACCAGGAGAGCTGCTGAAAGCCGAGATCATCGACCAGGACCTGTATGAGCGGCTGGAGCACGGACAGGCCACAGCCCAGGATGTGGGCAGCCTGGCCTCGGTGCAGAGGTACCTGCAGGGTACGGGCTGCATTGCTGGCCTGCTGCTCCCCGGCTCCCAGGAACGCCTGAGCATCTATGACGCCCGATGCAAGGGGCTCCTCCGGCCCGGCACTGCCCTCATCCTTCTGGAGGCACAAGCTGCCACCGGCTTCATCATCGACCCAAAAGCAAACAAGGGGCACTCTGTTGAGGAGGCACTGAGGGCTGCTGTCATTGGGCCTGATGTGTTCGCGAAGCTGCTGTCGGCTGAGCGCGCCGTCACCGGCTACACTGACCCCTACACCGGGCAGCAGATCTCCCTCTTCCAGGCCATGCAGAAGGGCCTCATCGTCCGGGAGCACGGCATCCGCCTGCTGGAGGCCCAGATCGCCACGGGCGGCATCATCGACCCCGTGCACAGCCACCGCGTTCCCGTGGACGTGGCCTACCGGCGCGGCTACTTCGATCAGATGCTGAACTTGATCCTGTTGGATCCTTCTGACGATACCAAGGGCTTCTTTGACCCCAACACGCACGAGAACCTCACGTACCTGCAGCTTCTGGAGCGCTGCGTGCGTGACCCTGAGACGGGCCTGTACCTCCTGCCACTCAGCAGCACGCAGTCCCCGCTGGTGGACAGTGCCACCCGGCGGGCCTTCCAGAACTTGCTGCTCTCCGTGAAGTATGGACGGTTTCAGGGGCGGAGGGTCTCTGCATGGGAGCTGATCAACTCTGAGTACTTCAGCGAGGGCCGCAGGAGGCAGCTGCTGCGTCGCTACCAGCGGCGCGAGGTCACGCTGGGGCAGGTGGCAAAGCTGCTGGAGgcggagacagagagacaggcagacaTCATGCTGCCCGCACTGCGGAGCCGGGTCACCGTCCACCAGCTCCTGGAGGCCGGTATCATTGACCAGCAGCTGTTGGACCAAGTGCTGGCCGGGACAGTCAGCCCAGAGGCCCTCCTACTCATGGACGGCGTCCGCAGGTACCTGTGCGGCCTGGGAGCTGTGGGCGGTGTGCGGCTGCTGCCCTCTGGCCAGCGGCTCAGCCTCTACCAGGCCATGAGGCAGAAGCTGCTGGGGCCCAGGGTGACCCTGGCCCTGCTGGAGGCCCAGGCAGCCACCGGAACCATCATGGACCCTCACAGCCTGGAGAGCCTCTCGGTGGATGAGGCCGTGCGCAGGGGTGTGGTGGGGCCGGAGCTGTATGGCAGGCTGAAGCGGGCTGAGGGTGCCATCACTGGCTTCAGAGACCCCTTCTCTGGGAAGCAGGTGTCTCTGTTCCAGGCCATGAAGAAAGGTCTCATCCCTTGGGAGCAAGCTACCCGCCTCCTGGAGGCTCAAGTGGCCACAGGAGGGGTCATTGACCCCAccagccaccaccacctccccatGCCAGTGGCCATTCAGCGTGGCTGTGTCGACCAGGAGATGGAGACAGCCTTGTCCAGCTCCTCCGAGACCTTCCCCACACCAGACGGCCAGGGGCGCACCAGCTATGCCCAGCTCCTGGAGCAGTGCCCCAGGGATGAGGCTTCTGGCCTTCACCTCCTGCCCCTGCCAGAAAGtgctcctgccctccccaccGAGGAGCAGGTCCAGAAGAGCCTGCAGGCCGTGCCGGGGGCCGAGGACGGCACATCCCTCTGGGACCTGCTCAGCTCCTGCCACTTCACCGAGGAGCAACGGAGGGGCCTGCTGGAGGACGTGCAGGAGGGGAGGACCACTGTGCCACAGCTGCTAGCCTCTGTGCAGAGGTGGGTACAGGAGACCAAGCTCCTGGCCCAGGCCCACGTCATGGTGCCCGGCCCACGGGGTGAGGTACCCGCTGTCTGGCTGCTGGATGCTGGCATCATCACCCAGGAGACCCTTGAGGCCCTGGCTCAGGGCATGCAGTCGCCCGCCCAGGTCGCTGAGCAGCCGGCAGTGAAGGCCTGCCTGTGGGGCACAGGCTGCGTGGCTGGTGTGCTGCTACAGCCCTCTGGGGCCAAGGCCAGCATCGCCCAGGCCATGAGGGATGGCCTCCTGCCCACAGGCCTGGGCCAGAGGCTGCTGGAAGCCCAGGTGGCATCTGGCTTCCTTGTTGACCCCCTGAACAACCAGAGACTGTCGGTGGAGGATGCGGTTAAGGTCGGCCTGGTGGGCAGGGAGCTGAGTGAGCAGCTCGGGCAGGCCAAGAGGGCGGTGGCCGGGTACCCAGATCCCTACTCCGGGGGCTCCCTCTCTCTGTGGCAGGCCATGGAGAAGGGGCTCGTGCCACAGAACGAGGGCTTGCCCCTCCTGCAGGTGCAGCTGGCCACGGGGGGTGTGGTGGACCCTGTCCACGGGGTGCACCTGCCCCAGACGGCAGCCTGCAGATGGGGCCTTCTGGACGCGCAGACGAGCCAGGTGCTGACTGCAGTTGACAAAGACAACAAGTTCTTCTTTGACCCCCGTGCGCGGGACCAGGTGACCTACCAGCAGCTCAGGGAACGCTGCGTGTGCGACGCCGAGACTGGCTTGTTGCTGCTGCCGCTGCCCTCAGACACAGCGCTTGAGGTGGACGACCACACCGCAGTGGCTCTGAGGGCCATGAAGGTGCCCGTCAGCACAGGGAGGTTTAAGGGGTGTAGCGTGTCGCTCTGGGACCTGCTGCTCTCCGAGTACGTTGGCGCTGACAAGCGGAGGGAGCTGGTGGCACTCTGTCGGTCTGGGAGGGCTGCGGCCCTGCGGCAGGTGGTCAACGCAGTCGCCGCCctggtcgaggctgcagagagtcAGCCCCTGCAGGCCACCTTCAGAGGGCTCCGGAAGCAGGTGTCAGCCAGGGACCTGTTTAGGGCGCAGCTGATCAGCAGGAAGACGCTGGACGAGCTGAGCCAGGGGACAACAACTGTGAAGGAGGTGGCGGAGATGGACAGCGTGAGGCGGTCCCTGGAAGGAGGCAATTTCATTGCCGGGGTCCTTATCCAGGGCACCCAGGAGAGGATGAGCATCCCAGAAGCCCTGAGGAGGCACATCCTGCGGCCTGGCACAGCCCTGGTGCTGCTGGAGGCACAGGCGGCTACCGGCTTCGTCATCGACCCCGTGGAGAACCGGAAGCTGACCGTGGAGGAGGCATTCAAAGCAGGAATGTTCAGCAAAGAAACCTACGTGAAGCTGCTGTCGGCCGAGCGCGCCGTCACCGGCTACACCGACCCCTACACCGGGCAGCAGATCTCCCTCTTCCAGGCCATGCAGAAGGGCCTCATCGTCCGGGAGCACGGCATCCGCCTGCTGGAGGCCCAGATCGCCACGGGCGGCATCATCGACCCCGTGCACAGCCACCGCGTGCCTGTGGACGTGGCCTACCGGTGCGGCTACTTCGACGAGGAGATGAACCGCGTCCTGGCGGACCCCAGCGACGACACCAAGGGCTTCTTCGACCCCAACACACATGAGAACCTCACGTACCTGCAGCTGCTGGAGCGCTGTGTGGAGGACCCCGAGACGGGCCTGTACCTGCTACAAATCGTAAAGAAAGGAGAAACCTACGTGTACATCAATGAGGCCACGAGACACGTGTTGCAATCCAGAACTGCAAAAATGCGCGTGGGGAGGTTTGCTGACCGGGTGGTCTCTTTCTGGGACCTGCTGTCCTCTCCATACTTCACAGAGGACAGGAAGCGGGAGCTCATCCAGGAGTATGGAGTCCAGAGTGGGGGCCTGGAGAAATTGCTGGAAATCATCACCACGACAATtgaagaaacagagacacaaaaccAAGGCATCAAGGTGGCGGCCATCAGAGGGGAGGTGACAGCTGCAGAGCTGTTCAACTCCGGGGTCATCGATCAGAAGACCCTGCACACACTTCGTGCGGGGAGGACTGGGGGGCAGGCACTCAGCACGCTGGAGTGTGTGAAGCCCTACCTGGAAGGCAGTGGCTGCATTGCGGGGGTCACGGTGCCCTCTACCATGGAGGTCATGAGCCTCCATGAGGCCAGCAGGAAGGAGCTCATCCCTGCAGCATTTGCGACTTGGCTGCTGGAGGCCCAGGCTGCCACTGGGTTCCTCCTGGACCCCTGCACCCGCCAGAGGCTCTCCGTGGATGAGGCTGCAGATGTGGGCCTGGTGAGCGAGGAGCTGCGGGAGAGGCTCCTGAAGGCTGAAAGGGCTGCCACGGGCTACAGGGATCCGGCCACGGGAGACACGATCCCGCTGTTCCAGGCCATGCAGAAGCAGCTCCTCGAGAAGGCGGAGGCATTGAGGCTGCTGGAGGTGCAGGTGGCCACGGGGGGTGTCATCGACCCATGGCACCACCACCGGCTCCCACTGGAAACAGCCTATAGACGTGGCTGTCTGCACAAGGACATCTATGCGCTCATTTCTGACCAGAAGCACATGAGGAAACGGTTTGTGGACCCGAACACGCAAGAGAAGGTCTCGTACCGAGAGCTACAGGAGAGGTGCCATCCGCAAGAGGACACTGGCTGGCTGCTCTTCCCAGTGAACAAGGATGCGCGGGACTCCGAGTACATCGATGACGAGACGAGAagggccctggaggcagagcaagTGGAAATAACAGTGGGAAGGTTCAGAGGCCAGAAGCCAACACTGTGGGCACTGCTGAATTCCGAATACGTGACAGAGGAGAAGAAGCTCCAGCTGGTGAGGATGTACAGAACGGACACAAGACGGGCACTGCAGAAGGTAGCGCAGCTCATCTTAGAGATGATTGAGAAGCAGGAAAACAGCAACAAACACTTGTGGTTCCAAGGAATTAGACGACAGATCACGGCCtctgaactcctcagctcagccATAATCACGGAGCAAATGCTCCAGGACCTGGAAACAGGACGCAGCACGATGCAAGAGCTCAGGGAGGACGACCGCGTCAAGCGCTACCTGGAGGGCACCAGCTGCATCGCGGGCGTCCTGGTGCCCGCCAAGGACGAGCCCGGCCGCCAGGAGAAGATGAGCATCTACCAGGCCATGTGGAAGGGCGTGCTGCGGCCCGGCACGGCCCTGGTGCTGCTGGAGGCGCAGGCGGCCACCGGCTTCGTCATCGACCCCGTGCGCAACCTGAGGCTGTCCGTGGAGGAGGCCGTGGCCGCGGGCGTGGTGGGCGGCGAGATCCAGGAGAAGCTGCTGTCGGCCGAGCGCGCCGTCACCGGCTACACCGACCCCTACACCGGGCAGCAGATCTCCCTCTTCCAGGCCATGCAGAAGGACCTCATCGTCCGGGAGCACGGCATCCGCCTGCTGGAGGCCCAGATCGCCACGGGCGGCGTCATCGACCCCGTGCACAGCCACCGCGTGCCCGTGGACGTGGCCTACCGGCGCGGCTACTTCGACGAGGAGATGAACCGCGTCCTGGCGGACCCCAGCGACGACACCAAGGGCTTCTTCGACCCCAACACGCACGAGAACCTCACGTACGTGCAGCTGCTGCGCCGCTGCGTGCGCGACCCGGACACCGGGCTCTACATGCTGCAGCTGGCAGGCCAGGGCTCCGCCGTGCACCAGCTGAACGAGGAGCTGCGCTGTGCCCTGCGCGACGCCCGCGTGACACCAGGCTCGGGCGCCCTCCAGGGCCAAAGCGTCTCCGTCTGGGAGCTCCTCTTCTACCGCGAGGTGTCCGAGGACCGGCGCCAGGACCTGCTGAGCAGATACCGGGCGGGCACACTGACCGTGGAGGAGCTGGGCGCCACCCTCACCTCGCTgctggcccaggcccaggcccaggccggGAGCCCGCGCCCAGACCCCCGGGAGGCCCTGCGTGCGGCCACCATGGAGGTCAAGGTGGGCCGCCTCCGGGGGCTCGCGGTGCCCGTGTGGGACGTGCTGGCGTCCGGCTACGTGAGCGGGGCCGCCCGGGAGGAGCTGCTGGCCGAGTTTGGCTCAGGGACTCTGGCCTTGCCCGCACTGACCCGCCGGCTGACCGCCATCAtccaggaggccgaggaggcccCCGGGGCCCGGCCGCAGCTCCAGGACGCCTCGCGCACCCCGCGGGAGCCAGGGCCAGCCGGGCGAGGGGACGGCGACTCGGGGCGCTCCCCGGGCGAGGGCGAGGGCGAGGGCGAGGCCGAGGAGGCCGCTGCCGCCGCCCGCCGCCAGGAGCAGACCCTGCGTGGTGCCACCATGGAGGTGCAGCGCGGGCAGTTCCAGGGGCGGCCGGTCTCCATGTGGGACGTTCTCTTCTCCTCCTACCTGAGCGAGGCCCGCCGAGACGAGCTCCTGGCCCAGCACGCGGCCGGCGCCCTGGGCCTGCCCGACCTCGTCGCCGTCCTCAGCCGGGTCATCGAGGAGACCGAGGAGCGGCTCAGCAAGGTGTCCTTCCGCGGCCTGAGGCGCCAGGTGTCCGCCTCCGAGCTGCACACGTCCGGCATCCTGGGCCCCGAGACCCTGCGGGACCTGGCCCAGGGCACTAAGACGCTGCAGGAGGTGACGGAGATGGACTCAGTCAAGCGCTACCTGGAGGGCACCAGCTGCATCGCGGGCGTCCTGGTGCCCGCCAAGGACGAGCCCGGCCGCCAGGAGAAGATGAGCATCTACCAGGCCATGTGGAAGGGCGTGCTGCGGCCCGGCACGGCCCTGGTGCTGCTGGAGGCGCAGGCGGCCACCGGCTTCGTCATCGACCCCGTGCGCAACCTGAGGCTGTCCGTGGAGGAGGCCGTGGCCGCGGGCGTGGTGGGCGGCGAGATCCAGGAGAAGCTGCTGTCGGCCGAGCGCGCCGTCACCGGCTACACCGACCCCTACACCGGGCAGCAGATCTCCCTCTTCCAGGCCATGCAGAAGGACCTCATCGTCCGGGAGCACGGCATCCGCCTGCTGGAGGCCCAGATCGCCACGGGCGGCGTCATTGACCCCGTGCACAGCCACCGCGTGCCCGTGGACGTGGCCTACCGGCGCGGCTACTTCGACGAGGAGATGAACCGCGTCCTGGCGGACCCCAGCGATGACACCAAGGGCTTCTTCGACCCCAACACGCACGAGAACCTCACGTACGTGCAGCTGCTGCGCCGCTGCGTGCGCGACCCGGACACCGGGCTCTACATGCTGCAGCTGGCAGGCCGGGGCTCCGCCGTGCACCAGCTGAACGAGGAGCTGCGCTGTGCCCTGCGCGACGCCCGCGTGACACCAGGCTCGGGCGCCCTCCAGGGCCAAAGCGTCTCCGTCTGGGAGCTCCTCTTCTACCGCGAGGTGTCCGAGGACCGGCGCCAGGACCTGCTGAGCAGATACCGGGCGGGCACGCTGACCGTGGAGGAGCTGGGCGCCACCCTCACCTCGCTgctggcccaggcccaggcccaggccggGAGCCCGCGCCCAGACCCCCGGGAGGCCCTGCGTGCGGCCACCATGGAGGTCAAGGTGGGCCGCCTCCGGGGGCTCGCGGTGCCCGTGTGGGACGTGCTGGCGTCCGGCTACGTGAGCGGGGCCGCCCGGGAGGAGCTGCTGGCCGAGTTTGGCTCGGGGACTCTGGCCTTGCCCGCACTGACCCGCCGGCTGACCGCCATCAtccaggaggccgaggaggcccCCGGGGCCCGGCCGCAGCTCCAGGACGCCTCGCGCACCCCGCGGGAGCCAGGGCCAGCCGGGCGAGGGGACGGCGACTCGGGGCGCTCCCCGGGCGAGGGCGAGGGCGAGGGCGAGGCCGAGGAGGCCGCTGCCGCCGCCCGCCGCCAGGAGCAGACCCTGCGTGGTGCCACCATGGAGGTGCAGCGCGGGCAGTTCCAGGGGCGGCCGGTCTCCATGTGGGACGTTCTCTTCTCCTCCTACCTGAGCGAGGCCCGCCGAGACGAGCTCCTGGCCCAGCACGCGGCCGGCGCCCTGGGCCTGCCCGACCTCGTCGCCGTCCTCAGCCGGGTCATCGAGGAGACCGAGGAGCGGCTCAGCAAGGTGTCCTTCCGCGGCCTGAGGCGCCAGGTGTCCGCCTCCGAGCTGCACACGTCCGGCATCCTGGGCCCCGAGACCCTGCGGGACCTGGCCCAGGGCACTAAGACGCTGCAGGAGGTGACGGAGATGGACTCAGTCAAGCGCTACCTGGAGGGCACCAGCTGCATCGCGGGCGTCCTGGTGCCCGCCAAGGACGAGCCCGGCCGCCAGGAGAAGATGAGCATCTACCAGGCCATGTGGAAGGGCGTGCTGCGGCCCGGCACGGCCCTGGTGCTGCTGGAGGCGCAGGCGGCCACCGGCTTCGTCATCGACCCCGTGCGCAACCTGAGGCTGTCCGTGGAGGAGGCCGTGGCCGCGGGCGTGGTGGGCGGCGAGATCCAGGAGAAGCTGCTGTCGGCCGAGCGCGCCGTCACCGGCTACACCGACCCCTACACCGGGCAGCAGATCTCCCTCTTCCAGGCCATGCAGAAGGACCTCATCGTCCGGGAGCACGGCATCCGCCTGCTGGAGGCCCAGATCGCCACGGGCGGCGTCATCGACCCCGTGCACAGCCACCGCGTGCCCGTGGACGTGGCCTACCGGCGCGGCTACTTCGACGAGGAGATGAACCGCGTCCTGGCGGACCCCAGCGATGACACCAAGGGCTTCTTCGACCCCAACACGCACGAGAACCTCACGTACCTGCAGCTGATGCAGAGGGCCACCCTCGACCCTGAGACGGGGctcctatttctttctctctctctacagTGA